The Candidatus Methylomirabilis lanthanidiphila region CTCTGTGTCAATATGAGTGAGACACCGACCCCCCTGTAAATTAGAGTAGAGGGCGGGGAGGAGACAATACGATGAGACCTGAACCGATGACAGCCAGCCAGGGCATCGCCGTCGCCCGCCGAGCCTCGGCACGTCCGTGGGAGGACACCCCACACCCCGCCGATCCGCAGCGGGCTGCCCCAGCCGCCCCGCCTGATCCCGAGGTGCCCGCGAAGCCGGTACGACGACGCTTTACCGCCGCCGAGAAGCTGCGCATCTTGAAGCTCGCCGATGCCTGCACCGTCCCGGGGAGCCTGGGCGCGCTCCTGCGTCGGGAGGGATTGTATTCCTCGAACCTCACCACTTGGCGCCGGCAGCGAGACGCCGGTACGCTGTCCGCGCTGACGCCGAAGCCGCGGGGCCGCAAGGCCCCAGCCCGCGATCCGCTGCGGCTGGAGAATGCCCAGCTTCGCCAGGAGAACGAACGGCTGACGCGGCGCCTTCGACAGGCCGAGCTCATCATTGACGTCCAAAAAAAAGTCTCGCAGATCCTGGGGATCCCCCTGGCGACCTCCGAGGCCGGAGGCAGCGACTGATGGACGCTGTACGGACGCTGGCCCCCGAGGTGGGCATCAAGCCGGCCTGCACCGCGCTCGGCATCGCCCGTGCCGGGTTCTATCGCACGCACGCACGACTGCACGCGCCAACGGTGGAGCCGACGACGCGCCCCAGGTCTCCGCGAGCGCTGTCTGCCGACGAACGGCAGGGCGTGCTCGACCTGCTGCACGCTGACCGGTTTGCGGATCAGGCGCCTCATGAAGTCTATGCGACTCTCCTGGATGACGGCGACTATCGGTGCTCCATTCGCACGATGTACCGCATTCTCAACGACCACACCGAGGTCAAGGAGCGGCGGAATCAGTTGCGCCACCCCGTGTATCAGACACCCGAGTTGCTGGCCACGGCGCCGAACCAGGTCTGGTCGTGGGATATTACGAAGCTCCTCGGCCCGACCACCTGGTCCTCCTTCTCTCTCTATGTGATTCTGGACATCTTCAGCCGGTACGTCGTTGGCTGGATGGTCGCCGCCGCGGAAGCTGCCGCCCTGGCCGAACGCCTCATCCGCGAGACCTGCGCCAGACAGGGGATCGACAAGGGGCAGCTCACGATCCATGCGGACCGGGGGTCGTCCATGACGTCCAAGCCCGTGGCCTTCTTATTGGCCGACCTCGGAGTCACGAAGACCCACAGTCGGCCGCATACGAGTGACGACAATCCCTACTCCGAGGCCCAGTTCAAAACCCTCAAATACCGGCCGGACTTCCCGGAGCGCTTCGGGAGTCTCGAAGATGCCCGAAGCTTCTGCCAGGTCTTTTTCCCCTGGTATAACACGGCGCATCGGCATACCGGCATCGGTCTGCTGACGCCGGCGGTCGTGCACTACGGCGTGGCGGATGAGGTCCGCGCGGCCCGCGCCGCGGTGCTGCAGGCCGCCTATGCGGCCCATCCGGAACGGTTCGTCCGCAAGATCCCGGTTCCCCCGGCCCTGCCGGAGGCCGCGTGGATCAACAAGCCGAAACCGGTGGAACAGAGCGATGAAGCGCGACACTAAATTCGGACACAACGTGTCTCAAAATCATTGACACATTCCGAACCGCCAATGCAACTCAGGACCACCGATAGAGTCCATTCGGGGCATCCCGTGTTAGCACTTCCGTCGGTTGGCCTCATAGACTCAGGCTCGCGCAGATACCGGCGACGGTTACTCGTCGGCATTGGGCGATAACGTTGGAGTATCCGATTGGGCAAAAGAGCTCTCGGCCGCCGTCGGGTCCTGTTGTTTCAACTCGGTCGACTCATGACCAAGAATTACGCCACCTGTTGCCGGGCCAGCACCTCCAGGATACTGAGACGCTGCTTCTCCCTCTGGCTTCTTCGTGTCAAGCCGCGGTGCCTTCGGTACGAAAGGGACAATGTCTTGCACCACGCCGTGATAGAACTCCTCAAGTCCATCCGAGATGCCTTTCAGGACCGGTGCGCTCGACCGACCGCGGCTTTTGCTCAACGCCCTCGTCCAGACGACCTGGAACGAGCGCGGATTAGCGTCTCTTGGAACAGAAGCTCCGGTCTTGTCAAGGCAGAGCCTGTTGGTGTCTTCTAGGAAGTCCCTGGCCCCGACTGTCGTTATGAGGCCCCTGATTGTCCAGTCGGCGGTCACCGCAAGCTCACCGGTCGGGAGACGGTCCTCTCGTAGTTGGCGAGAGAGCCAGTTTACTCGCGTCGCCTGCCGTCCCTCCGTCGGTGCGGCGACTTGCAGGATGTACTGGACTGATTGGCTCGGCAGGATGACCTTAATCGTGATGTCGCCGGCAGCATCGGGAACGCGCAGTACCCCTGTAAGGATTCCTTCTTGGGCGTTGACGGCGTTCCGTGCTTGGAGCTCGCTGTTGTCCCTTTCGCTCTTAGACATGCGCACTTCGACCTCGACACCGAGTTTCGCTCGCAGCCTCAGCGCCGCTTTGCGGAGATACCCCACCCAGGATCTTGCGACGTCCTGAAGCTCAGGACTTGACGGACTGAGAGCGCTCGTCCTGGCAGCGCTCAGTACGTCACCCCACTTCAGGCCGAGGTCAGGAGCTACGATGATGCGCGAGTTTGGGTCCTCGATGTAGCGGATCCACTCGTCGAGCATCCACTTCTGGTCCGGGTCTGAGACCTCCTTCTTGCGGCTCAGTACCTGAGCTTCGCTGAGGAGCCGCTCCCATGAGAAGTGCACGACAGGAATGTGAATGTTACGTCGGCCATCGACCTTCACCGAGGGTGGGGGACTTCCGTCGGCTTGCGCTGGCTGGTTGCTCACGGTGATGAGGGCCTGGAATTCTTCCAGCTTCGCAAGCCGATGGTACCTATCGACTTGGTCTTGCTCGAGGTCAGCGGTGCCTACCTTGACCTCTACGAGAGCGTCCCACCTTGTCTTGCCCCGCTCTACGGCGAGAATCCCGTCTGGTCGTAGATCCTCTGGCGCCTGTCCGATGCCCTTGCCGAGTTGAAACGGGACTTCCGTGAAGCAGTACAGCCGGCCTGCCGGACCACCGGCCAGCTTCACGATCGCCCTACCGAACTCGGAGACAGCACGCATCGTCGCGAGAAGCGAGGCGGTGGCTCGCAGTTCTGCCTCGCGCTCGCTGCTCACGTGGACAGAGGGAAAGAGCCTTACCTCATGCTCGGTCCATGGCGTGATCTGCGTTATCATCGCGAACTCTCCTTAACTCTGTGCCATCGTACGCTATGCCATGCTAACTACAAAGTAGACTGATCGGCGTATTCCCATCGACAATTTTCGTAGCTAGGGCGGAGTCTATTGCGTCAATCAGCGTTCAGCAAGGAATTTCTGAGTTCCACAGATCGGACAAACACTGCACACGTTGTCGGTCTGTTCCACCCCGCTCGAACTACTCTCCCGCTATTCCT contains the following coding sequences:
- a CDS encoding transposase is translated as MDAVRTLAPEVGIKPACTALGIARAGFYRTHARLHAPTVEPTTRPRSPRALSADERQGVLDLLHADRFADQAPHEVYATLLDDGDYRCSIRTMYRILNDHTEVKERRNQLRHPVYQTPELLATAPNQVWSWDITKLLGPTTWSSFSLYVILDIFSRYVVGWMVAAAEAAALAERLIRETCARQGIDKGQLTIHADRGSSMTSKPVAFLLADLGVTKTHSRPHTSDDNPYSEAQFKTLKYRPDFPERFGSLEDARSFCQVFFPWYNTAHRHTGIGLLTPAVVHYGVADEVRAARAAVLQAAYAAHPERFVRKIPVPPALPEAAWINKPKPVEQSDEARH